The genome window TGTTCATTGAAGTGTGGGATAAGGCTTCCTGTCCCTTCTGATGAAAGGTTCAAAGGATTCAAGTTACCACTCACGAGAATTCCCTTGGGGACTTGCTCTCACACTcacccctcctccccagccaccCCAGCAGGACCCAGGACCAGCAGGAAGCCCATCTGCCCCTTCTCTGGGGCACTGAGGCTCACTGGGGGCCCAAAGCTGCCTGCCCAGTGCCACTGTAGGGGTCATACTCCCTCCTGATGCAGTGTCAGCCAGCCTTTCTCCCTGGCTGCAGCTttcccagcactccagggaACAGCAAACATCTCTGTCTCAGTTACTCTTGCTGGTTCCCCTCCTGACCCCAGCAATATCCACTGCTCCCCACCTTCCTTGCTCCCCTGCTACGGAGGCCTGTTTCCCTGCCACTGACAGTCCCCGAGAGCATCCTATGCAGACTGTGCAAGGGGATGTTGCTATGGAAACATTTACGTCCTCCTGGTCTTTGGTGTACTTGCTAACAGCATTCAGAATGTTTGTTTCCTGTATACTTGGTGGTGGAAGAAGAAAGcctcttttcctttgcaatgtttactttaaaaaaaaaaaagaaaaataattaaagaacaTACATTGACCTTCCATCTTAATGAAGGAGGAGGGTGAATGGAGGAGTAATAGTTTTCCACCTCCTGGTGATGCTGTTTGGCCAGAGCTGGCTCTCTGCCGTGCTGTATTTATCAGGGCAGTTCATCGCTTCCCAGCCAGGTCTTTGGCTTCTCTCCTGCAGTGAGCTCTGCACGAGCAGCTCCTTTCCCCTGCAGCTGGCCCCTCGCTTCTGGGTCGGGATGGATCTCGCTTATCACAGGAGCTCTCTTTGCCGTGGTACAGTATCCAGGGCAGCAAAATAACATCCATGGTGCTGAAGCTGTTAATGTGACAGCAGGAGTTACTGACTCCCACACAAATTGATCTTCCTTCAGATGCCACCTTTTTGTGctgtaaattaaattttcttcagagctgccagacttctctcctctgtctctgAGCCACAAATATATTGTCATACTGTAAAGGAACTCTTTTTAGACATTTTTTAGTTAGTAGTGGGTAGCTAGTAGTTCTCTAGAAaatacttgtaattttttttgtggaaaaattCGCAAGAAATTGTTACTTGTGCTTAAAGAAGTATCTTTTACCTTGGTCAAAAAACTCTAACCACAGTGGAGACATCTCTGACACAATATgtgcaaaagaagaaagatcATTTATAAAGGAATTGGGGATGTAGCTCATGAAATTATGGAACAACAGTAATTCTGCAGTCTTGCAGGAAAAATATGCTTGTCTCTAAGTGGCTGGTTTCTTGTTACTTGATTTCACTTTCTGGGTTGGGCATTGTTACAAAGTATCTGTCTAGAACTAGTAATGCAGTCAAATTTCCACGTTACTTCACACACAAAATGGAGCTAGGCAACAGGCAGATCTGGGTTAAGTCCCTCattgcatattttatttttgcttacGTGATTCTTGCGCACACATACCCACAGTCCTTTCAGAGAAATCTATAATTATCTTTTCATGATGAAGGATTGGGTGTGTATAGCACTACTGTTTATTTAGCTATGGTTATGGTCATAAAATCACCCTTTTCACTTAAAGCAGGGGAAagcaggcacagcaggggaTGTGAGAGCTCTCCCTTAGCCAGTGAGGACATAGAGGTGCTGTCCACCCAGCCAATCACCCACCTGGCTTCTTTAAAAGCTGATGCATCCtctcagtttttctttgaagcaaGATCTGCCTCCTCTGTAGCATATTTATCAGAGCAGTCATCTTAGATCAATCGATTGCTACTGTGGTGTTTTTTGGCATTGGAGGACATTTTTCTTTGCCTCCTCTATTTTAATGAGTCATTACAAAATATGTGCTTGCTtctacacacaaaaaaaaggaaacaaacaaaaacccaaaaactcaACAACACCCCCTCCCACCAAACCAAATACAGATGTGGAGTGACATACTCTGCTTGTAGCAGTGATGGTAACATCAGACTTCTAAAAGTAGAAATTGTGTCACATCACATCCTTGCCAATTATCAGTCAAGCTGCTTAAGAGGTTCCAGGCAGTTAGACCTGAGCAAATGTGGCTATGGCTTTACACAAATACTGTCGAGATCGTAACTGGAAAATAGTGGAGCCTTTTGTAGAAGTAGCTGAGAGCAAGTTGACCCACAGGACTATGATGTTTGAACAAATGAGGACCCACCAGAGCTGATGGTGCTGTGAGGCTGGCAATGTGGAAAACCAACATTTTGAAGCCAGATAACTGAGAGGAAGGACACAGTACTGAACCTCCCAGCTCACCAGAGCTGGCCAATGCTCGTCTGACCAGAATGAAATGATGATGGAGGAACTGAAACCAGTGGAAAACTGTTGACCCCTGTGAGTCTCCTGCTAGCTGTGAGCTGTCTCAGAGAGGGGCAGGCCAGCTGGTGGAATTGTTAAGCAGGAATAGGGTGGGGGAAGATGTCTCACTTTTTTCCTAGCAGCAAGTTGATTTGGATCAGATAAAACATAACATGAAACTGCACTTTAAAAACTATCCAAGGTGACACTGCCCTTTACAGCAGCGAGGCTCTGTGGGTGATCCAGTAATGCTCACACTACTCAGAGTAACATCTGCACAGAGAACAGAGAATCTACTTCATCAGCATGAAACCGCATGGCAGGAGAGGACGTTCTCATTTCTCAGGTGGGGAATAACAATTTCATTTCAGCCCTTGCATAGGTTGAAGGCACTAATTAGACTGGTGGTCTCGGCTGCCCGGCTCTCCAGCCGAGAACCTCTGCGGGTCGGTGCGGCGCCATGGCCGCTGTAAGGACGGCAGGCCCCGGGCAGACGTCCCCACACACACAGTGCCAGAGCAGCTGTAATCTAAGCGCTGCATGTgtggggcaggcaggcaggcaggcaagcagggagggagggaagacaGCGCTGCCCTGGGCTGACGCGTTATCTGAGGGAGCAGAAGGCCATGGCGGGCCGCCTCAGCCCGTTCTGCGCGCCattgccgccgccgccgccagcgccCGCCCGACCTCAGCGGGCCTTTGTGCAGAGAACAAAAGGGGCCGTTGGAAATCAAAGTGGGGAACACACGCTGCTTCGAGAGGGGCATGTCAGAGAAggcgcggggctgcggggacaGGACCACTTCCCTGCCCAACTCCTCCTTCCCGCCCCATCTCCatcccgctcccccctcccggcccGGCGCCatttccctgcccagctgctccttctcctctccccctcctcagcGTTGGTCTCCTCCGTGCCTTGGCCAATGACAGCTCACGGTGCAGGTTAACGACTCGGCAGTAGCCAATGAGCGCCGCCCTTCCCACGTGGAGAGGCGCGTGATGCCTTCCTCGCGAGCGCCGCGTCCTTGTTGGCGGGTGAACCTCCCGCAACGCTCCccgcggggggggcggggggagcgtCCTGAGCCGCTCCGGTCACGTGGTGCGGCTGCGCCCGCCGAGggggggcggccgcggcggATATACACCATATAGTCCCTCCGTAGCTGTGCACCATAGAGTCCTTCCGTGGCTACTCCGTCTTGGAGCCGTGGTTTTGTGTCGGCGGCTCCTGGGTTTAACCCGTAGGAGAACGACAGGAGAGAAGCCCAGAAAGACAGGACATAGGCCGATAGGCGCTGGCGAGAGGCAGGTGACGCTTGGCGGAAGGACACCTCACTATCGCGTCTGGTCTGCCTTAAGGCGGATCCTATATAAGGGCGGCGCGCGGGCGGTGCCACCTCATTGTGTGCTTGTCTCCGGTCGTAGAGGTTGTGTCGTTGTGTCGAGTGTGCGGAGCACCTCCCCACGCGGCGCGGACCCGAGCAGTCCCCCTCCCCTGGCCGCCATGGCTCTTTAAGGCGGCAGGGCCAGCGGCGGCATCGGCCAGTGCAGCAGgcgcagcagcagcggcggcggccccAGCACATCCCCGGCATCTGTAACCATGGCGTGAGTATTGTGTGTGAGGGATGGCTGCTCCCTCTCCTTCGTGTTGATAGTCGCCCTCTTCTTATCCCCTCTAAATGGGCTTCTGGGGCGGGTTTATCACCTCTGTGGTATCTCACGGAGGGCGGGGGGAGATACCTGGGTATACCGAATAATATATAAAACACTTGCGTATACCAAAATGGGTGCGGGGAGAAGGGATCTTTGTGGAGCTCAACATCCCGAGGGCGGCGGGTGTCAGAAATGGCAGGAAATGCCATTTCGGAATAAGTTACGAAGAACGTCCATGTCTCCTTTCGTTCAAGAAACCTCGATTCCAAAATACTTAACTTTTTATTCATGGGGGCTTCGTGGGAAATTAAGTAAAAGCAGTGCATTCCTAGGGAGGGTTTTTTCCCGCCCGCGAGGGGAAATGCTGTACCTGGTGGGAAATGGGGCACtggaggttttggggttttgagTATCAGTGCCACTCTGGTTTATAGTCAGGAGTAGATAAACGAGGGCTGTTAACAAGCTGGCAGCAGTACTAATACCAAATAACTGAGTACTGTAGCGTAAAGCCTGCCCTGGTCACGGGGCACGAGTGAGCCCTGTGCAGGGTGGGCGGCTGCCTGCGGTCGGTGCTGGAGCCGCGGTGGAAACGTGGCACGGCACAAAATGGCGGCCGGATCGCGAAATGGCGACGGGTGGGCGGGGCCCGTTCCTGCCCGGGCATGAGGGAGGCGGGGGACGCGCAGCTGGAGCCCGCGCCCGGCTGTGCTTAGCCTGCTGCACGGGAAGTACCGCCGCGTTTCCGAAGCGTCACAGCTTTAAAAGGCTACTATGTTGGTCAAACCCAGTACTCATGATTTTAAGTTCTGTTGGCAGGTTTTTCACGGCATCGCACAGCAGCATTGCTGTAGTCGACGAAAAGACCCTCTACTTGACCACATCCTTTGACGTCAAAGCGTTAAAAACTGACGAAGATGAGCTTCTTGAACAACGAGATGCTGTTGGGGGATTCAATATCCCCCTTCAGCCAGCCGTGTTCGGTGGCTGAGGAAAGTCTGGGACTCCTAGATGACTACCTGGAGGTGGCCGAGCCCCTCGGTTCGCATGGGTTCTCCAGCGACAAGGCTAAGGCAGTCTCCTCCAATTGGCTTGCTGTGGACAGTTTAGGCAACACCATAGATAGCAGCCAGGGTAAgatattatttatttgcatgAAGTGCATCAGTTACAGTGGTACATAATAGTTTATTAATGtccaggttaaaaataaattgctagGTTTTCATAAATGTGAAGGCAAACTCACGTGCATTACCTCTGCTTGGAAAGCGCATTTACTGCGCTGCTTACACAATACAGAATTGCTGGTTATGGTAAAGTGACACTTCTGTTACCCTTTTAGTAACATACCAGTTGCTAATGGTACTGTTTCCTGGCAGATGTCACAAGAAAAAAGCATGGTTGTGTGTTTCAAATGTCCCTGAATTCTTCTGGTCTTTGAGTAAGAGGGTTGGAATGTCGCAACAGCTGACTTCTTACATTGTACCCTGTAGTCTTTGGCAGTTCAGTGGCAGGGTATTTTCTTCTGATGGTTTTCTCAATATAAGAGAGAAGATGCTAAATAATGATGAGCTGCTAGGTGATTTTCAAAAGCTTGAGTTGCGTTGGTTGATAGTTTAccaaggtgatttttttttttcttgtgcagaGGATGCCTTCTCTGGCATGGAGTGGATGGTGGAGAAGATGGATCTGAAGGAATTTGATTTTGATGCCCTGTTAGGTGTGGAACATCTGGAAGCCACCGTCTCACCAGACGAGCTGATGGCCACGTTGGAAGACACGTGTGATCTCCTATTTAATGCTACCATCCAGGAATTTCACAACAAAGAACTTCCACTGATAAATGACCTAATCACCCATGTCCCCGAATCTCCAATTGCAGCAGATCCAATGATCCCATTGGCTTCTGCTTCCCTTTGgtcttttcccctctccccagggTCTCTGACTTCCACTCCAGACCACTCATTTAGTTTAGAATTAGGTAGTGAAGTGGATGTtctggaaggagaaagaaaacaggagtGCCCTGCTGTTGTGGTAGTGATCACCAAGTctgagaaagaggaggagaaccATTCCGATGATAGCGGAATATGCATGAGCCCAGACTCCTACCTGGGAACCCCCCAACATAGCCCCACCAATTCAGTCGGATCCCCCAATGGCAACCAGTTGCCTGCAGATGCCACCTGTGGCTCTGTGCGGTCCAAACCATACGATCATCCTGCAGAGAAGGTAGTGTCAGCAAAggtgaaaggagaaaagaaaatagataagaaactgaaaaagatGGAGCAGAATAAGACTGCTGCCACACGTTACCGGCAGAAGAAGAGGGCAGAACAGGAGGCACTGTCTGGGGAGTGCAGAGAGTTGGAGCAGAAGAACCAGGCCCTGAAGGAGAAAGCAGATTCCCTTAGTAAGGAAATTCAGTACTTAAAAGATCTGATAGAAGAGGTCCGCAAGGCCAAGGGCAGAAGAGCTAGGGTCCCTGAATAGAGTAGTCAGCAGTGTTGATGTGCATGTATATAAGCTTAATGCTAAAGCTGTGTATTGCTGtctaataaataattttatagtaAATGTGCAATGATGTGAGATTAATGGGTACCTGTAAAACAAGATTTGCACCACACCTGGATGCAGGTACAAGCACAATCATCTATTAGGTGTCTAGCAGAGAATGCAGTGTGACACCTCTGCTGCTCGTTCTGCTGAGCGGTGGATGTTGTACAAGTGCACAAAAGTGCTTTGAATGCTTAATAAAGTGTCTCAGTTTAACTGCCACCCTCTAATTTCCATATATACTAAAATAAAGGATCATACTGGGGTACCTTGGGTTTTTCAGCAGCAAACTTAAAAGCCTGCTTAAAGAATTGAGCTGGGGGAGTCACTGGAAGATAAACCTAGGTAATACAAAACATAAGGTCAGTGATGTTGCATGGTTGGGGGGAGGAATGTTTTCAGACTTGAAGTGTGTCAGAAAAATAGTCCAGGGTCCGAAACTGGAAACATGAAATATGCAGCTTGCTGGGAGACAAGTCCAGAGCAAGCAGAGGTGGTGTTCAAATGCACTTTGGTTTGTCCTGTCTCTGTTGGTCTCGGAATGCCCTAAGTGGCAGGAGGTATTTCCTTGCCCCAGCTGGTGGGGTTGGCGTAGGAGCTCCTGTCATACTGGTGTGGGCCAGGTAGGCAGGGTTACTGTAGCACTCTTATCAATGGAAGACGCTGGTGTACCAAGTAAAGATTTGGAGTTTTCTTCAGCTGCCCACTGACAAGTCAAATTTTAAGGTCTAAGCATAAATTTGATTCTTCTACCAAGGCTGCAACTTGAGTTGAGCTCTAGTCCTGACTAAGCTGGTGCAGTGAAGGTGCTGgtgtgctggagcagcacctGTGTGTGTGGGGTCAGGGTTCCTTCAGATTTGGGGTGTGCCATTTTCAGctatttttttgttcagtttttttttttggccactGATACCCCCATTTAACAGCACCTAGTCCATCTGGCACATGGACGTGCACATCCTTTCCCAAGGAGTTGATTCCTTCTTACTTGCACTGACATGGCTCAGTGAGCTACCCAGCTGGGGCACCTGGacatcccagcctggctggcacATACACACAGGGTTCCAGCCAGTGTtgggagtggggagggagaaggtcTTTAAAGGCGTTAGAAAATGGCTTGTCCAGTTGCAGCTTGGTGGGGGTCCTGGTTTCTGACACTTGAGCTT of Pseudopipra pipra isolate bDixPip1 chromosome 5, bDixPip1.hap1, whole genome shotgun sequence contains these proteins:
- the ATF4 gene encoding cyclic AMP-dependent transcription factor ATF-4 produces the protein MSFLNNEMLLGDSISPFSQPCSVAEESLGLLDDYLEVAEPLGSHGFSSDKAKAVSSNWLAVDSLGNTIDSSQEDAFSGMEWMVEKMDLKEFDFDALLGVEHLEATVSPDELMATLEDTCDLLFNATIQEFHNKELPLINDLITHVPESPIAADPMIPLASASLWSFPLSPGSLTSTPDHSFSLELGSEVDVLEGERKQECPAVVVVITKSEKEEENHSDDSGICMSPDSYLGTPQHSPTNSVGSPNGNQLPADATCGSVRSKPYDHPAEKVVSAKVKGEKKIDKKLKKMEQNKTAATRYRQKKRAEQEALSGECRELEQKNQALKEKADSLSKEIQYLKDLIEEVRKAKGRRARVPE